The genome window CGGCGACAGCGCCGCCGGCGGCGCGCCAAACCGCTTCGATCGTCTTCGGACACATCAGCGTATCGCTGTCCAGCGCCGAATAGCCTTCGCGCGGCGCCGCGCGCTCGAGGGCCGTGAGATAGGCGCGCGGATGGACGCGCTCCAGGGATTCCGCTTGCGCTTCAGGCGCATTCATCCGGCTCAGGGACGCGAATCGCGCGTGCTCCAAGCCGCGCTGGATCGCCCGCAACCGCTCGGGGGCTTCAGGATGGCCGGGACCCATCTCATGAAGGAGCCCGCTTTCATGTGTGATGAGGAGGGTTTTCAATGCTGCGACGCAATCCGAGCGGGCGACGCTACGCCAGTCAACGTCATGATTTTCCGCCTTCTCCGGCTTTCTGTCCATGGAAAAGAAATCGTAAAGCTCGAGGGCGGCGCGCCGGTCAGCGTGGCGCCGGCGCAACAGTAAGGGAATAATTCGGAAGACGTGATCCCAGCGCCAAAGTTCATGATAAGAAAATCGTAACAACTGTTTTGCGGCGGGAAGGAGTGCCCGAAATGAGTTTCAGATATGTGACGGCGGCGTCAGCGCTTCTTGCTGTCTTTTTGGCTGGCTGCAACGGGGGGACGCCTCTTCCCGATCCGAGGCTTAACGGCCGCGACGCCGAATTCATGGCGCTCGCGCCTAAAGCTGGGGTCAGTTCGCAATACGAACGCTACCTCGTCGACTATAAGACGAACGAGCCCGTCGGTTCGATCATCGTCGATAACCGCTCGAAGTTCCTCTACTATGTCATGCCGGGCGGCAAGGCCGTGCGCTACGGCGTCGCCACCGGACAGGACGCCATGGCCTTCACCGGCCGGGCCTATGTCGGCGGCATGCAGGAATGGCCGCGGTGGATCCCGCCAAAGGACATGCTCGAGCGCTGGCCGCATCTGCAGCCGACCGCGGACGCCGGCGGTCTGCCAGGCGGTCCCGACAATCCGCTCGGCTCGCGGGCGCTCTACCTCTATCAGAACGGCAAGGATACGCTCTATCGTATCCACGGCACCAATGAGCCGGACAAGATCGGACAAGCGGTGTCCTCGGGCTGCATTCGCATGCGCGACATCGACGCGATCGATCTCTACAACCGCGTGAAGGTCGGCACGAAAGTCGTCGTGCTCTAAGCCTCTCGCCACACTTCGTTAAGCTTCCTGCGACGCCCTCCGCCCAGCGCGAGGGCGTCGTCTTTTTGCCGTCAGACGGCTCGCCCGTCGCTCGGCCTGACCGCAGCCCGAGCGAAACCGGCCGTAGACCGGTCGCGCATGTGCGCCGTCGCACTGCGCCAGGGTCAAGCGGACCTTAATGTCGCGAATGTTCGCAGGGTGCGGGCGACCAAAGTGGGGGATTGATTATGCGTCCGACGACAAGCATGGGCTGCTTAGTCCTGGTGGTCTGCGTTCTCTTGCTGGAATTCGCCGGCGCGGGCGCTTACCTCGCGTCGTCCGCGCAAGCGAAACCCTCGGATCCTTGCTACGGCTACGCGATTTGCCAGTAAAATTTTCGTTCGTTCCCGCGATGTGTGGAACGCGCGCCCGACATCTGCGTTTCTTTTCTGAAAGGCCGGCGCGCCCCAATCAACGCTCGAAAGAGCGGAGAGTCGGAGCGCCGCGCCTTTCAAGTTTTCATATGGAGCGAGAGGCGGAAGGCTGGGCCCGTCATGCGCAATTTGGTTTTATATGTGTTGATGTTGTTCCTGTTCGCGGCAAGCGTTGCAAGCGCCACGACGATTCTCTCTCGGCCGTCGCCCAGCGACGACGATTTCTGCTTTGGATACGCGATCTGCGAATAGTCACGCCGAAAGTTTCTGACGCGCGCGTTCACGCAAGCGCGCGACGCCGCGCGTCAGCGAGCCGGCGTCAACGCCGATAAGCGCTTCTATTCGCCTGCACATTGCGTCGGCGGTCTGACGGATGCGCTGTTTGAACGGCGCGACCAGTCGGGCCGCCCAGGCGCGAATCGCGATGACGACCGAATAGATCTGACGGAAGCGGTCGAGCTGCATCAGCTTGTCCCGGCAGATGTCGAAAAGAAACGACATGACGCCGAGCGCCAGCGTTTTGGCGAGAAGGATCGCCAAAAGCCCCGTGAACACATGTCCATGCGCGATTAACCCAAAAGCGATCAGCTTGGCCGGGAGAATCGCGAACGCTGGCGCGACAAATATCCCTAATGTTTTTAACGGCGTAAGCGTCGCAACGAAGTCCTTGAACCGCCGTTCGTAGCGTTCAAGCCCAAGCGCGCGTCCAAGAGCGTGCAGCCATTGGCTGAAATGATCCCACAGCCAGGTTTCGACCAGAAAGAGGAGGGCGAGCGTGAACCAGAACGCGTCCTTCAGACGCTGTTTCCAATTTTCCATACGTCTTCCTCTCACAGGCGGCGGGTGCGAAGCTCAAGCCCCGGCAATCGCGCGGGGCCGACACGGCTCAAATGTGGATGGCGCGTTTGGCGACGGCGAAGGCCGCCTCGCGCATCGCCTCGGAGAGCGTCGGATGGGCGTGGCAGGTGCGCGCGAGATCTTCCGCCGAGCCGGAAAATTCCATCAACACCGCAGCTTCAGCGATCAATTCGCCGGCCGCGGCGCCAAGAATATGGACGCCGACCACCCGGTCGGTCGCGGCGTCGGCGATGATCTTCACGAAGCCGTCGGTCGCGCGCATCGCGCGCGCGCGGCCATTGGCGGTAAAGGGAAATTTGCCGATCGCAACCTCGATCCCGCGGGATTTGGCCTCTTCCTCGGTCATGCCGACCGCGGCGACCTCCGGCATCGTATAGACGACGCTCGGAATGACGCCGTAATTCACATGCCCCGCCTGTCCGGCGAGGATTTCGGCGACGGCGATGCCTTCGTCCTCCGCCTTATGGGCGAGCATCGGTCCGCGCACGACGTCGCCGATCGCGTAGACTCCCGGAACATTGGTCGCGAAGCCTTCGTCGATGACGATGCGCCCGCGCTCCAGGGCGACGCCGGCGCCCTCTAATCCGAGGCCCTGCGTGAACGGAATGCGGCCCGTCGCGATGAGCACGGCGTCGGCCTCGATCGTGTCGGACGTCGCGCCGTCGACCGACGAATAGGAGACGACGGCGCGCTCGGCCTTGCCGGCTCCCTCGCGCCGCACGCCTGTCACCTTGGAGGCGAGGCGGAACGCGAAGCCCTGTTTTTCGAGGATCTTCTGGAAGCGCGCGGCGATCTCGAGATCGAAGCCCGGTAGAATGCGCTCGAGATATTCGATCGCAATCACTTCCGTCCCGAGCCGGCGCCAGACCGATCCAAGCTCGAGTCCGATGACGCCCGCGCCGACGACGGCCAGCCGCTTCGGCGTCTTCGCCAAGGCCAAGGCGCCGGTCGACGAAAGGATCAGCTTTTCGTCGACCGGAATCTGCGCGCCGGCGGCGTCGCGCAGCGGCGCGACGGCGGAGCCGGTGGCGAGGACAATGTTTTTCGTTTCCAGCGTCTGAACGGCGCCTTCCGCCCCGACGACCTCGACCCGCCCGACGCCCTTCAGCCGGCCGACGCCGCGAAACGACTCGATCTTGTGCTTTCGAAACAGGAAGGCGACGCCATTGACGTTCGCGCCGACGGTGTCGTCCTTGTGCTTCATCATCGCCGCAAGATCGAGACGCGGCGGATCGACCATGACGCCGAGCGGCGCCAATCCATGCGCCGCCTCCGCGAACATATGCGACGCGTGAAGCAGCGCCTTCGACGGAATGCAGCCGACATTGAGGCATGTGCCGCCGAATGTCGGGTCCTTCTCGACGACGGCCGTCTTCAATCCAAGTTGCGCCGCGCGGATCGCGCAAACGTAACCGCCTGGACCGGATCCGATCACGATGAGATCGTAGGTCATGTCATCCGCAATTCAAAAATGGCGACGCTTCCAAGACGCGCTTCTCAGATAAACGCATCCGCGATGAACTTTGGCTAAACGCGCCTCTCGGAAATCAGGCGGCGGCCCAGACGTAGATGAGCGTCGCGACCAGGCCGAGCGCGGTTTGACCCAGCTCCAGACGCCCCCAAAGGTCGATGACCTTGCGCGCCTCATGCGCCGCGTCGGCCTGGATCAGCGCCAGGATGCGGTTGTTGAGCGGCACGATGGCCAGATAGGTGTAGGGCCAGCTCGCGATGGCGAGCAGCGCGCCGAATAGCCATCTGACGTCATCGAGTTCGCGATAGGCGATGAAGCCGAAGAGGGCGGCAAGCGCGGCGAAACTTGCGAGCACGATGAAGCCGCGGTGATCGGAGGGCTCCCACTCCTTGATCAGCGCGTCGTCAGTAAGCGCAAGCCGCGCCGGCTGTTCGACATAGTTGACGTAGAGCGAAGCGCCGGTGAAAGCGCCAGCCGTCGCGAGCGCAAGCGAACCAATAATCATTGAAGCGTCCTTTGGCGGTCGGCGCATCATTCGGCGTTCCTGGCGAATCGACCCCGACCGCCGACCCGCCGCCGTCATTCTTTAAGCTGACTCGATCGCTTCCTCGTCGCAGACGACGCGGGAGTTGCTCTCGGCTTCAGCGGCGACGTCGATTTTCACCGCCTTCACCGCATCCTGCTCTTTTCGGCGATCGGTGAAATGGTCGAAGAACACCCTCATGGCGCGATCGACGCCATAAGGATTGATGCGTCGCGTATCTTCCCGATAGAACATCGGCACGTTCGGAGAAACCGTGGCGAGATCATAGGACGGGAGATAGGCGATGTTCGGCCTTGCCCGGACCACCTCGTCGGCAGCGGCGCGCAAAATCGCCTTCACGGCGCAGTTCGATTCGATGACGTGCCGATCTTCGTAGGTCGCGATAATGCCGACAGGCGACACGCTCAGCACGATGCGAACCTTGGGATTGACCTCGCGAATGAGGTCGACGGCGGCCATGAAGTCGCGCACGACTTCGCTGACCGTCATATTGTAGAACTCGTAGACGCCCGGATCCCAGGTTCCGCCGGCGACGCCCGGCGCAAGCTGCAGGATCGCGCCATCCGGCTTGTGGCGCCAGGTCTCGGTGTGGCCGAATGTGAAGACGAAGACGTCCATCGTCTCGAGCATGTGGCGGACCGCGGCGAGATGCCGCGCGCGATCGGCGCGCATCTCGTCGACAGTGGCGTATCCGTCCGGTTCGATGCGCGGCCGGAACGGATCGACGACGCGGCCGTCTTCCGGACGGTTCCAGAAATCGAGTTGCGGCGTGAAGCGTCCATAGGCGCGCTGGATCAATTGCAGCAGCTGCGCGGTCGTGTAGAGATTGCCGTAGCGGCAGGAATACATCGAGTAGTTGCGGCGCAGCGCTTCATCGGCGGACATGCCGGCCGGCGGCTGCTCGGCGAGATAATAATGGAATCCGCTCGCCTGCAGGCGCATCGCGATCTCCTGCGCGAAGCAGCTGCCGCCTGTGGCGACCTTGTCCTGCGGCGAAATCTTGAACGGCGTGCGAATGATCGGATCGAGCGCGAAGGGCGGCAGCGAGGTCACCGCCTTGCGCCAAAAGCGATGGTCGGGTAGGGAGCTATAGGGGTTCTCCGCCATGGTCGCACTCCTTTCTGATCCGCCCGATGGTCGCGGATCGAGATTTTCCCGCGTCGTTCGCGAGCCGCCTTCTGGCGTCGCAACATAGACGGCGCCCGCCCGCTTGTCACCCGGCGGCGCCGCTGAGAACGCCCGCGCCGTCGCCAATTCATGAAAGACCGCATGTTAACGCAGGTTGACAGACAGATTCTAAAATCCTGGCGTCAATACGCCATCGAGCCGAGGATCGCGAAATTCACCGGCCGCATCATGCGCAACACCGGGCCGCGGATCGCCATCATCGGCAACTGCCAGAGTTTCGGCGTCGCCTATGCGATGAAAGTGCTCGATCCGAGCGCGACGGTCGATCATTTCTCGATGATCGCCCGCGCCCGCTCGACGATGGGCCTCTTCGTCAAGACGCTGGAGACGTACGATTACGTCTTCTCGCATGACTTTCTTGACGGCCATGTGCGCGGCGGCGGATCGGAGGAACTACGCCAGCGTCTGCCGAAAACGATCATGTTTCCCGCGATCACCTTCGCGGCCTTCCATCCCGATCTCGTCTATATTCACGATCTGTCGCGCATGCATGGTTTCGTTTGCGGGCCGATCGGTCCCTACCATTCGGCGATCGCGCTTTTCGCCTATCGGAAGGGCCTGTCGATCGAGATGGCGAACGCGCTCTTTAACGAGAACGTCTTTGACGCGCTCGGCTATTTCGACATGTGGAACGACGCGTCGCGCGAATTGCTCGATGCGACGCGCGACAGATATGGACTAGACCTTTCGGCCGAGCTGATGAACTGGTCGCGCCGGGGCGTCTTCATGTACAGCACCGTGCATCCGATGAGCTTCGTGCTGTTCGATCTCTCCAAGAAGCTTTTCGAGAGGGTCTCACTCAAGCCGCGCGCGGTGAATTTCAACTATTACGCCATCCATGACCTCGCGCGCAGCGAGATCTTCCCGATCTATCCGCCGATCGCCAAGCGTTACGGGGCGCAGGGCGGCTACATGTTCAAGCTGCAGAACCACCATATCTCGACGACCGTCGGCGACTTCCTGACGCTGCCGCAGTACATCGCGTCCTGCTACAATATCTACGGCAAGCACGATCCGTCGCAGCTCAGCAATCCGCGCGTCGACGCCTGGCTCGCCGACGAGGCGACAAGCGGATTCCTGATGAGATTGGCGCGGGAGAATTTCGTCGCGGGCCTCGCGCCGACCCTGTGAGCTGCTTGCGTCATTCCCAACGCGCGCAACGCGCGCGATCGGGAATACAGAGCAAGATCAGCCTTCGTGGATCGATTCTGGATTCCCGGTCAGGCCTTCGGCCTGCCGGGAATGACAAGCTCCATGCGCGCGGATAACCGCGCTATTTCCAGCGCGTGTCGAATGTCGCGAGGTTGAAGGGCGGCTTGTAGGGATGCAGCGGATTTTCGCCGCTGAAGGGCGTCGCCACGGTGAGAATGCGCTCGCGATGTTTCAGGGGCGCGAAACCCGAAGGGTCAAGCGCGCCGGTGAAGCCGATAAGATGCGCCGGATCGACATTGAGCTTGAACCCCGGCGGCGGACGCATCCAGCTCTGCGCGGCCACATCCATATAGGCCGTCTTCAGCATATGGTTGAGGCCCCACTGCGTCGGCACGAAGCAGGATTTGGCCGAATCCGACATGTCCCAATAATAGGTGTCGGGTCGCAATTCGAGCGTCGCGTCGCCTTCGAAAATCGCGATTGATCCTTCGTGCATGAGATGCCGCACTTCGGCGAAACCCGCGAAGGGGTCGACGAGATGGTAATAGACGCCCAGGCAGAGGATGATGTCGAAAGTCTCGTTGAGCTTCGAGGCTTCGTAGATCGAGACGCTCTGATTGATCTCGACGTTTGATTTGAGGAGTTTCTTGGCGAGACGCAGTCCGGCGCCGCTCGCCCAATTCTGGCTCACGTCGTCCGTGGCAAGAACGCGCTTGGCGCCGCGCCGCTCGGCGTAAAAGCTCCAGAATCCGTCCCAGCAGCCGATTTCGAGCACGCTCTTGCCGGCGAAATCGATCTTGTCGAGTTCGCTCTCGATGAAGCGCCAGATGCGACGGTGATCGTCGGCTTGCGACACGCTGAGGGCGCGCAGCCCGTCTCCGAAATCGAACTCATGATACCAATGAATGGCGTCGATTTCTTTTTGCAGCGCTTCGCGCGAGGCTGCGTCCTGCACGTCCATCGAATGTCCTTTGGATAATTGCGTCAGGCGCGCGAAAGCGTCCACTCTGATCGCGCGGCGAGGGCGCGGAGTTTGCCTTTATTCCGCGCTCCATGCAAGGTGAGGACGCGCCGTCCCGACGCCGTCGAGACTCTCCATGTCCAGCGCGAAAGCGCGAATGCGCGGCGCGATCTCGTCGCGAAAGCGCGAGCCGTTGAAGACGCCGTAATGGCCGACGCCTTTCTGCACATAATGGCGCTTTCGGGCGGCAGGAATGTTGGCGCAGAGATCCAGCGCGGCTTCGGTCTGGCCGACGCCGGAAATGTCGTCTTTTTCGCCCTCGACGGCGAAGAGCGCCGTGCGGCTGATCGCTTTGAGGTCGATGAGATTGCCTCGGTGGCGCAACAGGCCGAGCGGCACCTGGTGGCGGACGAACACGCGATCGACGGTTTGAAGATAGAATTCCGCGGTCAGATCCATCACCGCGAGATATTCATCGTAAAAATCGCGATGCCTTTCGGCGGAGTCGCCGTCGCCCTCGACGAGATGGTTGAACATTTCGAGATGCGCCGAGATATGGCGCTCGAAATTCATCGACATGAAGCCGGAGAGCTGCAGAAAGCCCGGATAGACTTGGCGTCCCATCCCCGCGTGCGGAAACGGCACGGTGTGGATGCAGTGGCTGCGGAACCAATCCATGCCGCGCTGCTGCGCCAGCTTGTTGACGGCCGTCGGATTCACCCGGGGGTCGATGGGGCCGCCGATCAGCACCATCGATTCCGGAACGTCGGGATCGTTGTCCGCCTCCATCGCGGCGATCGCGCAGATGAGCGGCACCGAGGCCTGACAGACGCCAAGCGTATGCAACGGCGTTTGGGTCGCGTCCAATGCCAGGAAGCGCATGATTTCGCCGAGATAATCTATGTAATCGTCAAGATCGAAGGAGCCGTCGACGAGCGGCACCGTTCGCGCGTCGCTCCAGTCCGTGACGTAGACGTCGTGGGTTGGCAAGAACGCTTCGACCGTGCCGCGCAGCAGCGTCGCATAGTGGCCGGACATCGGCGCGACAATCAGCAATTTCGACTGTCGGGGCGCCGGACCAGTGAACAGCCGCTTGAAATGCAGCAGGCCGCAAAAGGGGCGGCTCCAGACGACTTCCTCGAGGATCTCGACCTCGGCGCCGTCGACAACCGTCGTGTCCAAGCCGAACAGCGGTTTCCCGTAGCGGCGAGTCATGCGCTCGAACAGCTCCGCCGAGGCGGCGACGTTGCGGCCGAACGACGTATGATGCAGCGGATTGAGCGGATTCTTCATCGCGTGCAACATCGCGTCCGACGCGGCCCGCGCCGGTGCGAAAGCCAAGTGCAACATTTCGTAGAGCTGGTAAGACATACGGTCCATCTTTACGCTTCTCCCCGCCACCCCCGTCGCAGCGCCGCGCTGCGGTTTCATGTTGCACTGCACAATCAGCTTATAACACATTCAAGATGGGCAAAGTTAGAAAACTGGCGAGCAGAGCTGTGGCCCACGGACCTGAAAATTTGCAGTTCTGTCATACTCTCGCAGTCAAGGCCCCGACTGCAAGCAAAAACCAGAGCGTGGCGGTTGAAATCTGATAGAGCGCCAAAGCGCGGCGAATATCCGCCGCATTGGCTTCGCGCCGACCGTCGCCAAGATTCGCGCCGTCCACCGCCTCAGCCCCGCCGTAGGCGCGTGGCCCGCCGAGCTTGAGGCCAAGCGCCCCCGCAGCCGCGGCTTCGGGCCAGCCGGCGTTGGGCGAGACGTGATGCGGCGCATCGCGCCAGGCCGTGGTCAGCGCTTTGGCCGGGGACGCGCCCTTCATCGCCAAGGCGCCGATCGCCAGCAGGCCCGCCGATGCGCGCGCGGGAAGAAAGTTCATCACATCGTCGCAGCGGGCCGCGGCCCAGCCGAAGGCGCGATGGCGCGGCGACTTGTGGCCGATCATGCTGTCGGCGGTGTTGACGATCTTATAGGCCAGCGCGCCCGGCAGGCCGAAGAATGCGAGCCAGAGCGCCGGCGCGACGACGCCGTCGGAGAAATTCTCGGCGAGGCTCTCGATGGCGGCGCGGGCGACGCCGGAGGCGTCCAGCGCCGATACGTCGCGGCCGACGATTTTCGCCACCGCCGCCCGGCCGTCTTGCACCGAAATCGCCAGACCCTCGGCGACCGCGGCGACATGCGCATGAAGGCTGCGCTGCGCCAGAAGGCTGGACGCAAGCACAGCGAGCGCAATCCAGCCGAGTGGAAGCGCGAGCGCCGCGCGTTGGATCAGCGCGCCGCTCCCAACGGCGACGACAAGAAGCATGGCGAGCGCGAGGGCGCCTGTCGATCGTCGACGCGCGAAGGACTCGCCCTCACGGTTCAGCCCCCGATCGAGCCCGGCGATCAGCGCGCCCATCCATGTCACCGGATGGCCGATCCTGCGAAAAAGCGCGTCCGGATAGCCGGCGCCCGCCTCGATGGCGAGCGCCAGAAGCGCAACGCCGAAATTCACCGTCCAAAAAGCGCGGTGATCGAGGCCTTGGCGAGCGCATTCTGATTAATGGTGAAGCCCGCGATGGCGGTGCGGCCATGAGCGGCGTCGCCGAGCGTTTCAGTCTTGAGCGCATAGACGGTGAAGACGTAACGGTGCGGCTTGCCGGGCGGCGGGCAGGGGCCGCCATAGGCCTTGTCGCCGAAGTCGGTCTCCAAATGATGCGCGCCGGGCGGCAGATTTTTGCCCGACGCGTCGCCGGCGCCCCGCTTCAAGCCGCGAGCGTCGGCCGGAATATCGACCACGAGCCAGTGCCAGAAGCCGGCGCCGCCCGTCGGCGCATCGGGATCGTGCACCGCGACGGCGAAGCTCTTGGTGCCGGGCGGCGGGTCGCTCCAATTGAGCTCCGGCGAGACGTTCTCGCCGGTGCAGCTCATGGAATCATAGACATGCGCCATATCGATCGTCTTGCCTTCGGCGATGTCGGGACTTGTGAGTTCGAACGCCTGGGCGCCGCTCGACTCGGAGGCGGCCAGCGCGATAAGGCCGAGAAAGGATGAAACGCTGCGCAACATGTAAGCGTGCTCCTCGAATCTGGAAAATCGCCGCATCTTTAGCGGATTGGCGCGCCGGTGTCGCGCGCTCGCGCTTCGCGGTAAAGAGGGCGCATGAGCGATGCGGGAAGCAGGCGTCCTTTGCGCCGCGGCTGGACGACGGGCGCCTGCGCCACCGCCGCGACGCGCGCCGCCTTCGAGGCGCTGATGACGCGCGCGCCGCCGCCCGACCCGGTCGAGATCGCGTTGCCGTCGGGAAAGCGCGTGGCTTTCGCGCTGGCGACCTTCGAACGGGACGCGGATGTCGCCCGCGCCGGCGTGGTCAAGGACGCCGGCGACGATCCGGACGTCACCCACGGCGCGCTTGTTTGCGCGCAAGTGCGCCGCGGCGCTGCCGGCGCCGGCGTGCGGTTTTTCGCGGGCGAGGGCGTCGGCGTGGTGACGCGTCCGGGGCTTCCGCTGGCGCCCGGCGAGCCGGCGATCAATCCGGTGCCGCGCAAGATGATGGTCGAGACGATTATCGAGGCGAGCGCGAAGATCGGCGTCGGCGCGGACGCGGACATCGAGATTTCGATCCCCGGCGGCGAGGAGCTCGCCAAACATACGCTCAACGGCCGACTGGGGATCGTCGGCGGACTCTCCATTCTCGGCACGACCGGAATCGTGACGCCCTTTTCCTGCGCCGCCTGGATCGACAGCATCCATCGCGGCGTCGATGTCGCGCGCGCCAGCGGTCTGGCGCATGTCGCCGGAACGACCGGCTCGACTTCCGAAGCCGCGGTGAAGCGACTTTATGATCTGCCGGAGACGGCGCTCATCGAAATGGGCGATTTCGTCGGCGGGCTGTTGAAATATCTTCGCACGCATCCGGTCGCGCGCGTGACGATCGGCGGCGGCTTCGCCAAAATGACCAAGCTCGCGCAAGGACGGCTCGATCTCCATTCGGGGCGCTCGAGCGTCGATTTTGCGCGGCTCGCCCAAACCGCGCGCGAGGTCGGCGCGGGCGAAGAGATCGCCGCGCTCATCGAGAGCGCCAACAGCGCGCTCGAAGCCTTGCAGGTCGCGCGGAGCGCCGGGGTCGACCTTCCGGTGCCGATCGCCCGCGCCGCGTGGAGAACCGCCGCGCGGGCGCTCGATGCGGCGGAGAGCGAATTGGAGGTCATCATATTCGATCGCGAGGGGGCTCTGCTTGCCCGCACGGCGCTCCAAAGAGCCCAGACATGAACGAAAATCCGCACCTTACCCTTGTGCTCGGCGGCGCGCGCTCAGGCAAAAGCGCTTACGCGGAAAGTCTCATCGTCACGCATCCGTCGCCCTGGACCTATATTGCGACGGCGGACATTCTCGATGAGGAAATGCGCGCGCGCGTCGACGCGCATCGCGCAAGACGCGGCGAGGATTGGCGCACGGTCGAAGCGGCGCAAGCGCTCGTCGAAGCGATTCGGGAGGCGCCAGTCGATGGGCCGCTGCTGATCGACTGTCTCACGCTCTGGCTGAGCAATCGGCTGCTCGGCGGCGCTGATCTTTCGCGCGATCGCGCCGCGCTTGTTGAAGCGCTGTCGTCCCGCTCGGCGCCGACCGTCGCCGTCTCGTCCGAGGTTGGATTGTCGATCGTGCCGGACAATGCGCTGGCGCGTTCTTTCCGTGATGCGGCAGGCGAATTGCATCAGGCTGTCTCACGGCGTGCGGGAAGCGTCGCGCTTGTCGTCGCGGGCAATCCGCTGATCGTGAAGGGTCATCGGAGCGTCTGATTTTTGGCGTTCTGTATAGATTTGGTCTTGGAGGCGGGTATCGATCTTGGCGCGTATTGAGCTTGGGGCGCGTAATTTGAAGGAGAGAATTCATGTGCAACAGTTTGCTTAAATCAAAAATCCTTGTCGCTGTCGCCATCGCGGCCCTTTTTGCGATCGAAGCTGCGTCGGGCGCCGAGCGCCTGCCGGCTTACGGCGCAAATCTGTCCGAGACTTCCGTGTCAGGGCTTTCATCGGGCGCGGCGATGGCCTTGCAGTTCCATGTGGCGCATTCCGGCGTTGTCAAAGGCGCGGGGATCATCGCTGGCGTGCCGTACGATTGCGCGGAGCAGAGCTCTAATCGCGCGACCGGCAATTGCATGAAGCCGGACGCCGCCCACCCTGTCCCGGATCCGGCGCATCTTACGGATATCACCGACTCGCTCGCACGCTCCGGGGCGATAGACGATGTCGCCAATTTGAACGATGC of Methylocystis sp. SC2 contains these proteins:
- a CDS encoding YbhB/YbcL family Raf kinase inhibitor-like protein produces the protein MLRSVSSFLGLIALAASESSGAQAFELTSPDIAEGKTIDMAHVYDSMSCTGENVSPELNWSDPPPGTKSFAVAVHDPDAPTGGAGFWHWLVVDIPADARGLKRGAGDASGKNLPPGAHHLETDFGDKAYGGPCPPPGKPHRYVFTVYALKTETLGDAAHGRTAIAGFTINQNALAKASITALFGR
- a CDS encoding cobalt-precorrin-5B (C(1))-methyltransferase, yielding MSDAGSRRPLRRGWTTGACATAATRAAFEALMTRAPPPDPVEIALPSGKRVAFALATFERDADVARAGVVKDAGDDPDVTHGALVCAQVRRGAAGAGVRFFAGEGVGVVTRPGLPLAPGEPAINPVPRKMMVETIIEASAKIGVGADADIEISIPGGEELAKHTLNGRLGIVGGLSILGTTGIVTPFSCAAWIDSIHRGVDVARASGLAHVAGTTGSTSEAAVKRLYDLPETALIEMGDFVGGLLKYLRTHPVARVTIGGGFAKMTKLAQGRLDLHSGRSSVDFARLAQTAREVGAGEEIAALIESANSALEALQVARSAGVDLPVPIARAAWRTAARALDAAESELEVIIFDREGALLARTALQRAQT
- the cobU gene encoding bifunctional adenosylcobinamide kinase/adenosylcobinamide-phosphate guanylyltransferase; its protein translation is MNENPHLTLVLGGARSGKSAYAESLIVTHPSPWTYIATADILDEEMRARVDAHRARRGEDWRTVEAAQALVEAIREAPVDGPLLIDCLTLWLSNRLLGGADLSRDRAALVEALSSRSAPTVAVSSEVGLSIVPDNALARSFRDAAGELHQAVSRRAGSVALVVAGNPLIVKGHRSV